The following coding sequences are from one Bacteroidales bacterium WCE2008 window:
- a CDS encoding TonB-linked outer membrane protein, SusC/RagA family: MELSKIKLLAGKIWLAVVIFITTGIMMSAQTRNVSGRVSDDKGEMLAGIAVYEKGTTNGTLTDDNGQYSLTLKSTNPILVFSALGFEEQEIEVGKQTLIDVALVTVVSELDESVVVGYGTQRKISVVGSQSSLKSDQIKMPSASLSSVVAGRLAGVVSVQRTGEPGHDETDIWIRGISTFTNQPSRPLVLVDGVERSFNNIDPEDIESFTVLKDASATAVYGVRGANGVIIIKTKPGRVGKPKFTVDYYESITRLTRIPKLANAYEYMDAANEAYLNSRGALLFTPQYIEATKKADGIIPNDDPKAYNSYLYPNVNWIDELFRPLGHNRRAQISVRGGVPNATYYVSLTYYNETGLTRNAKMENYNANMRYDRYNYTANLNLRPTETTTIDLGFSGYLSEGNYPQQSTSSLFGACFQINPVYLPKEMPDGSIPGISSMGDLRNPLADLTKRGYRNEINNQLNSNIRIAQDLGFFDWSKGLSANALLAFDVNNWRQNKYEKRDDTYYFSGSKNTETGLWNNDVFTDDEWAITRTYTGSRELGYGRDQTMDRNVYFEASLNYDRTFGKHGVTGLLLYNQNVYAAGHPDSLIESLNYKQQGLAARATYAYDDRYFAEVNAGYNGSENFDPKRRFGFFPAAGLGWAVSNEPFWKPLKDVWSFFKIRYTIGQVGSDSAAGRRFMYQDEMGSADGTRFGTSNSPKDGWGYKKYGSNVGWSTSLKQNLGFDFKFFKDELSLTVELFKEHRTGIFLQRATIPDYCGFIEMPYANLGIVDNKGIDMNIEYNKQLATKTFLTLRGNLTWNEDRIIEDDQPEPAYPWLETRGTNVLARWGWIAEGLFTSDDEIIDHARQFGEEYPGQISRPGDIKYKDLNGDGVVDDYDKCVIGQGDVPKLYYGFGADLQVGQFSFGVIFSGNAFADRCLSGDGIHPFSDQAGLSNLFSNITDRWSAENPENTNVFYPRLHYGKTDNLNNTKESTWWQKDVSFLRLKQATITYDLPGRLVDKTFLDAASVYITGTNLLTFSKFKIWDPELNTNNGCSYPNAMTISVGLNVKF; this comes from the coding sequence ATGGAATTATCTAAAATTAAACTTCTTGCCGGTAAGATCTGGCTGGCAGTTGTGATTTTCATCACCACCGGGATAATGATGTCTGCACAGACAAGGAATGTCTCCGGTCGTGTATCTGATGACAAGGGTGAAATGCTTGCAGGAATTGCGGTGTACGAGAAAGGTACCACAAACGGTACCCTTACCGATGACAACGGTCAGTACTCCCTTACTCTTAAGAGCACTAACCCTATTCTTGTATTCTCAGCCCTTGGTTTCGAGGAGCAGGAGATCGAAGTCGGCAAACAGACCCTTATCGACGTTGCCCTCGTTACCGTAGTAAGTGAACTCGACGAGAGCGTTGTCGTAGGTTATGGTACCCAGAGAAAGATCTCCGTTGTCGGATCTCAGTCATCCCTCAAGTCAGACCAGATAAAGATGCCTTCGGCAAGTCTTTCATCTGTTGTCGCCGGACGACTCGCAGGCGTTGTCTCTGTCCAGAGGACAGGAGAGCCTGGTCATGATGAGACCGACATCTGGATCCGTGGTATTTCGACCTTTACGAATCAGCCTTCCCGACCTCTCGTGCTTGTCGATGGTGTTGAGCGTAGCTTCAACAATATCGACCCTGAGGATATCGAGAGCTTCACTGTCCTCAAAGATGCATCTGCAACTGCTGTCTATGGTGTACGTGGCGCCAACGGTGTCATCATCATCAAGACTAAGCCGGGTAGGGTAGGCAAGCCTAAGTTCACTGTCGATTATTACGAGAGTATCACCAGACTCACCAGAATCCCTAAGCTTGCGAACGCATACGAGTATATGGATGCGGCAAACGAGGCTTACCTGAACAGCCGTGGTGCGCTTCTCTTCACTCCTCAGTATATCGAGGCTACCAAGAAGGCTGACGGAATCATCCCTAACGATGATCCTAAGGCCTATAACAGCTATCTGTATCCTAATGTCAACTGGATCGACGAGCTCTTCAGACCATTGGGACATAACCGCCGTGCGCAGATCAGCGTAAGAGGTGGCGTGCCTAACGCTACATATTATGTGTCTCTCACATATTATAATGAGACAGGTCTTACACGTAACGCCAAGATGGAGAACTACAACGCCAACATGCGTTATGACAGGTATAACTATACTGCCAACCTGAATCTCCGTCCTACAGAGACTACTACCATCGATCTTGGATTCAGCGGATATCTCTCCGAGGGCAACTATCCTCAGCAGAGTACCTCCAGCCTCTTCGGGGCATGCTTCCAGATCAACCCTGTATATCTTCCTAAGGAGATGCCTGACGGCTCCATCCCTGGAATCTCATCCATGGGTGACCTCCGTAACCCTCTCGCAGACCTTACAAAGAGAGGCTACAGGAACGAGATCAACAACCAGCTCAATTCCAATATCAGAATCGCCCAGGATCTCGGATTCTTCGACTGGAGCAAAGGTCTTTCCGCCAACGCCCTCCTCGCTTTCGACGTAAACAACTGGCGTCAGAACAAATACGAGAAACGTGACGATACCTACTACTTCTCAGGATCGAAGAACACTGAGACAGGTCTCTGGAACAATGATGTATTCACCGATGACGAGTGGGCTATCACCCGTACATATACCGGTAGCCGCGAGCTTGGCTATGGCAGGGACCAGACCATGGACCGCAACGTCTATTTCGAGGCCTCCCTCAATTATGACAGGACCTTCGGCAAGCACGGAGTCACCGGACTTCTTCTCTACAACCAGAATGTCTATGCCGCAGGTCACCCTGACAGCCTTATCGAGTCGCTCAACTACAAGCAGCAGGGCCTTGCCGCAAGAGCGACATATGCTTACGACGACCGTTATTTCGCAGAAGTCAATGCCGGTTACAACGGTTCCGAGAACTTCGACCCTAAGCGCAGGTTCGGTTTCTTCCCGGCAGCCGGTCTCGGATGGGCTGTTTCAAATGAACCGTTCTGGAAACCTCTCAAGGACGTATGGTCATTCTTCAAGATCCGCTATACCATCGGTCAGGTAGGATCCGACTCCGCAGCAGGACGCCGTTTCATGTATCAGGACGAGATGGGCAGCGCAGACGGTACCCGTTTCGGTACTTCAAACAGCCCTAAAGACGGTTGGGGATACAAGAAATATGGTTCTAACGTGGGCTGGTCAACATCCCTCAAGCAGAACCTCGGTTTCGACTTCAAGTTCTTCAAGGACGAACTCTCGCTCACAGTAGAGCTCTTCAAGGAGCACCGTACCGGAATCTTCCTCCAGCGTGCTACTATTCCTGACTACTGCGGTTTCATCGAGATGCCTTATGCCAACCTCGGTATCGTGGACAACAAGGGTATCGACATGAACATCGAATACAACAAGCAGCTTGCTACCAAGACCTTCCTTACCCTCAGGGGCAACCTCACCTGGAACGAGGACCGCATCATCGAGGATGATCAGCCGGAACCTGCATATCCATGGCTCGAGACCCGCGGAACCAACGTCCTTGCACGCTGGGGATGGATCGCTGAAGGCCTCTTCACAAGCGATGACGAGATCATCGACCATGCAAGACAGTTCGGCGAGGAATATCCTGGACAGATCTCACGTCCTGGTGATATCAAGTATAAGGATCTCAACGGTGACGGCGTAGTCGATGATTATGACAAGTGCGTAATCGGCCAGGGCGACGTTCCGAAGCTTTATTACGGCTTTGGCGCAGACCTCCAGGTAGGCCAGTTCTCATTCGGCGTGATCTTCTCCGGAAATGCCTTCGCTGACCGCTGTCTCTCCGGTGACGGTATCCATCCGTTCTCTGACCAGGCCGGTCTTTCCAACCTGTTCAGCAACATTACCGACAGATGGTCTGCAGAAAACCCTGAGAACACCAACGTATTCTACCCACGTCTCCACTACGGAAAGACAGACAACCTCAATAACACCAAGGAAAGCACCTGGTGGCAGAAGGACGTAAGTTTCCTCCGCCTGAAGCAGGCAACCATCACATACGATCTTCCTGGAAGACTTGTCGACAAGACCTTCCTCGATGCCGCAAGTGTATACATCACAGGAACCAACCTTCTGACCTTCTCTAAATTCAAGATCTGGGATCCTGAGCTCAACACCAACAACGGATGTTCATATCCTAACGCGATGACGATCTCAGTAGGTCTCAATGTCAAATTCTAA
- a CDS encoding AraC-type DNA-binding protein has product MNKTLYPLLLAVLNIFISVFSADAADNGGEYVFRRVGYSDGLSHSAVLSIFQDNTDLVWMGTYDGLDCYDGSSMHVYRSDFSSGGSLTNNIIYSICQADGDNLWVNTFQSLNRLSKGSGEITKAFSFKGEAYISSNSKGNTWLVCRDSLYYFNTVKDDFILVDDSFIHGEDPEHRFFVNEDGEMMYFGRDDGKVRIYSVSSWKSAPSSVTIKYKEENFHPKPISDIFYQTGMMCFVDQDKDLYMYDTARNTKVYIRNISALIEEYGSIGGIVPFYEDFLIGFNANGLFRLKAFSKYEAEPVDRNLRIFCLYHDLRQGVIWIGSDGQGALMYEKKYSIADNIILSSISNNLSRPVRAILTDSRGGMWVGTKGDGIVYFPDYKKGTAGGEVITPSGRRSVIGYSRESTEFKVYAIKESRFRDGVWIGAGKEGLLFCPYGGIPVKIAFPAGVYAPDEVHDIYEKDKNTLYISCAGMGIHKLTLSGNKVINDLNYSFYFEGREIGLFYAMKAVGDSLLYAGSRGDGIVRLDMRTNEYSVISMRYLYNEAIDDILSLCPASDGSLYVGTVSGMLRLYNSGDDVRAEFIGKKNGLINDMIHGILEDNDGMLWLGTDRGLVKYNPSNGLAQTYLFTAGLEFGEFSDDAYYKDPRTGKLYLGGNRGLISLAPHTPEMVQYYSNIQLRSLEVAHEEVRFSDYTDGDGNLVLKGSPVSFAVTFAVPDYRASGLVEYSAFLEGYDKEWSVYTLDNKVSYTDVPAGTYTLRLRYKKDVYDTLPEEFSIKVRIRRGFFRSSLFMILVGLAFLGLLGYSVFSYRNNRRKIQEARDSDKAMADFRKRLSIAYADTYDNASVERSTLREISDSVTSLLAARGAQTEGISFIGPEVPFPVYTNYMKRLLLVIYDHILSSGGSADLSCEIEDKSLHMVVSAEKKLLEPLYRAVSGGSAHNLSSRFCEDSTTQLDFLCIAAQQGIPERIDFDGKNLVFVFNPAIQRNSGATERDRLLLLESRPEMYWLLSDILSSDYEVVYASEPAAALKSLKHSDANLIVVDAHLGISDENAFRDTLSKNRTTISDIPFVVILGNDKPSHNLGSELVSWSDSYVFVPEGMHLVKDVISRAVDGKKDFRRIKMEELGSLADDIVCTNEEDMAFVRKTIQVLSENIAREDLGTALIADRMAMTPRSFYRRFRSISHITPGTLIKIYRLEMASRLLLDDSKQIQDVIAEVGISSRSYFYKEFTARFGMTPGNWKSSHGLSAEPMSSK; this is encoded by the coding sequence ATGAATAAAACTCTGTATCCGCTTCTGCTGGCGGTTCTGAATATATTTATCTCGGTTTTCTCTGCAGATGCTGCCGACAATGGCGGGGAGTATGTCTTCAGAAGGGTCGGATACTCCGACGGGTTGTCCCACAGTGCCGTTCTTTCTATTTTCCAGGACAATACGGATCTTGTGTGGATGGGAACGTACGATGGACTGGACTGCTATGACGGTTCCTCGATGCATGTCTACAGGTCTGATTTCTCTTCCGGAGGTTCTCTGACCAATAATATAATATATTCCATCTGCCAGGCGGACGGGGACAATCTCTGGGTAAATACTTTCCAGTCTCTCAACCGTCTCTCGAAAGGCTCGGGAGAAATCACCAAGGCTTTCTCTTTCAAGGGTGAGGCATATATCTCTTCGAACAGCAAGGGCAATACCTGGCTTGTCTGCAGGGATTCCCTGTATTATTTCAATACTGTCAAGGATGATTTCATCCTGGTCGACGACTCTTTTATCCATGGCGAAGATCCGGAGCACAGGTTTTTCGTGAACGAAGACGGCGAGATGATGTATTTCGGCCGGGATGACGGAAAAGTGAGGATATATTCCGTTTCATCCTGGAAGTCCGCCCCTTCTTCCGTGACAATCAAGTATAAGGAGGAGAATTTCCACCCGAAACCTATCTCCGATATCTTCTACCAGACCGGAATGATGTGTTTCGTGGATCAGGACAAGGACCTTTATATGTATGATACCGCAAGGAACACTAAAGTATATATAAGGAACATATCCGCCCTTATCGAAGAGTATGGGTCTATCGGAGGTATCGTGCCTTTTTATGAGGACTTCCTTATAGGATTCAATGCCAACGGCCTTTTCCGGCTGAAGGCGTTCAGCAAGTATGAGGCAGAACCAGTTGACAGGAACCTGAGGATTTTCTGTCTCTATCATGATCTTCGCCAGGGAGTCATTTGGATCGGTTCCGACGGTCAGGGCGCCCTGATGTATGAGAAGAAGTATTCTATCGCTGACAATATCATCCTGTCTTCTATCTCCAATAATCTTTCCCGGCCTGTCAGGGCTATACTTACTGATTCCAGAGGCGGAATGTGGGTTGGCACAAAGGGGGACGGAATAGTCTATTTCCCTGACTACAAGAAGGGAACGGCCGGAGGGGAGGTGATTACTCCCTCGGGACGCAGGAGCGTTATCGGTTATTCTAGGGAATCGACAGAATTCAAGGTCTATGCGATAAAGGAGAGCAGGTTCCGCGATGGTGTCTGGATCGGGGCCGGCAAAGAAGGCCTGTTGTTCTGTCCATATGGCGGCATCCCTGTCAAAATCGCATTTCCTGCGGGAGTCTATGCGCCTGATGAGGTCCACGATATTTATGAGAAGGATAAGAACACTCTTTATATCTCCTGCGCCGGAATGGGTATCCACAAGCTGACTCTTTCCGGGAACAAGGTGATCAATGACTTGAATTATTCTTTCTATTTCGAGGGACGAGAGATAGGACTTTTCTATGCCATGAAGGCTGTCGGGGATTCGCTGCTGTATGCCGGCAGCCGTGGAGACGGAATAGTTAGGCTAGATATGAGGACGAATGAATATAGCGTCATCTCTATGCGCTATCTCTATAATGAGGCGATAGACGACATTCTGAGTCTCTGTCCTGCATCCGACGGAAGCCTATATGTCGGTACAGTCTCGGGAATGTTGCGTCTGTATAACTCCGGAGATGATGTGCGCGCTGAATTCATAGGAAAGAAGAACGGTCTTATCAATGATATGATCCATGGAATCCTCGAAGATAATGACGGCATGCTCTGGCTCGGGACGGACAGGGGACTGGTCAAGTACAACCCTTCCAACGGTCTTGCCCAGACATATCTCTTTACCGCCGGCCTGGAATTCGGGGAATTCAGTGACGATGCATATTACAAGGATCCGAGGACCGGAAAACTCTATCTTGGCGGTAACAGAGGGCTCATAAGTCTGGCCCCTCATACTCCGGAGATGGTGCAGTATTACAGCAATATCCAGCTGAGAAGTCTCGAGGTGGCCCATGAGGAGGTGCGGTTTTCGGACTATACCGACGGCGACGGAAACCTTGTCCTGAAAGGAAGTCCGGTATCTTTCGCGGTCACGTTCGCCGTGCCTGATTACAGGGCATCCGGACTTGTGGAGTATTCGGCTTTCCTCGAGGGATATGACAAGGAATGGTCTGTATATACCCTCGACAACAAAGTGTCCTATACTGACGTTCCTGCCGGTACTTATACCTTGCGTCTCCGCTATAAGAAGGATGTATATGATACTCTTCCGGAAGAGTTCAGTATAAAGGTCCGTATACGCAGGGGCTTCTTCAGGTCTTCGCTCTTCATGATCCTCGTCGGGCTGGCTTTCCTGGGACTTCTCGGATACAGTGTATTCTCATACCGCAATAACAGGCGCAAGATTCAGGAAGCAAGGGATTCGGACAAGGCAATGGCCGATTTCAGGAAGAGGCTTTCGATCGCATATGCCGATACTTACGACAATGCATCCGTCGAAAGAAGCACTCTTAGGGAGATTTCCGATTCCGTGACCAGTCTGCTTGCCGCAAGGGGAGCGCAGACCGAGGGAATCAGTTTCATTGGCCCGGAAGTTCCGTTCCCGGTCTATACGAATTATATGAAGCGCCTGCTGCTTGTCATCTATGACCATATTCTTTCGTCAGGAGGCTCAGCCGACCTTTCCTGCGAAATAGAGGACAAGTCTCTGCATATGGTCGTTTCTGCTGAAAAGAAACTGCTGGAGCCTCTGTACAGGGCCGTTTCAGGTGGTTCTGCACATAATCTTTCTTCAAGATTCTGCGAGGACAGTACGACTCAGCTGGATTTTCTCTGCATAGCTGCTCAGCAGGGGATTCCGGAGAGAATAGACTTCGACGGAAAGAATCTTGTTTTCGTATTCAATCCGGCCATCCAGCGTAACAGCGGGGCGACTGAAAGGGACAGGCTTCTCCTGCTGGAGAGCCGGCCTGAGATGTACTGGCTTCTTTCGGACATTCTTTCTTCAGATTATGAAGTCGTATATGCGTCGGAGCCGGCAGCTGCACTCAAGTCGCTGAAACATTCGGATGCCAACCTGATAGTCGTCGATGCTCATCTTGGAATCAGTGACGAAAATGCATTCAGAGATACTCTGTCCAAGAACAGGACAACGATTTCAGATATCCCGTTCGTCGTGATTCTTGGAAATGACAAGCCGAGCCATAATCTTGGTTCAGAGCTTGTCTCATGGTCCGACAGCTATGTATTCGTCCCTGAAGGAATGCATCTTGTCAAGGACGTGATCTCTCGCGCAGTCGACGGAAAGAAGGATTTCCGGCGCATCAAGATGGAAGAGCTCGGCAGTCTGGCCGATGACATAGTATGCACGAATGAAGAGGATATGGCCTTTGTCCGCAAGACAATCCAGGTGCTTTCCGAGAATATCGCCCGCGAGGATCTCGGAACGGCCCTTATCGCCGACAGGATGGCCATGACTCCGCGCTCGTTCTACAGACGTTTCCGCAGCATCTCGCATATAACTCCGGGAACATTGATCAAGATTTATCGTCTGGAGATGGCGTCGCGTCTGCTTCTGGATGACTCGAAACAGATCCAGGATGTGATCGCGGAGGTGGGAATCTCGAGCCGTTCATATTTTTACAAGGAGTTCACCGCCCGCTTCGGAATGACTCCGGGAAACTGGAAAAGTTCCCATGGGCTGAGTGCTGAACCGATGTCTTCTAAATGA
- a CDS encoding 23S rRNA (uracil1939-C5)-methyltransferase, with protein MSKKKQDITLENVVIEAVAAEGKALAHVDGAVLFVQFAVPGDVVNVKVFKKKKNYMEGFITEIVKPSPDRLEPFCSHFGICGGCKWQPLPYKLQLEAKQQQVYDQLVRIGHLDVPEISPIIGSDKTEYYRNKLEYSFSCKRWLYSDENPEAMDWKDLAGLGFHVGRFFDKVLDIKQCHLQKEPSNAIRLYIKKYALDHDLEFYNIRENHGFLRNMFIRTTEDGNVMLIIVFAHEDKKARTSLLDSVLAEFPQISSLYYVINTKLNDSISDQECILYHGDEAIYEKMENLTFKIGPKSFYQTNSPQAYKLYSVARNYAALTGKEVVYDLYTGTGTIAQFVSAKASKVVGIEYVPEAIEDAKVNAARNGITNCSFFAGDMKDILTADFIKEHGRPDVVILDPPRAGIHPDVAKVIMDAAPERMVYVSCNPASQARDLAIFASMYKIDAVQPVDMFPHTHHVETVVQLTKK; from the coding sequence ATGTCGAAAAAGAAACAGGATATAACTCTCGAAAACGTTGTCATTGAAGCAGTTGCAGCAGAAGGAAAAGCATTGGCCCATGTAGATGGCGCAGTACTCTTCGTACAGTTCGCCGTGCCCGGCGACGTAGTCAACGTAAAAGTATTCAAGAAAAAGAAAAACTATATGGAAGGCTTCATCACAGAAATAGTGAAGCCATCCCCGGACAGGCTCGAACCGTTCTGCTCTCACTTCGGAATATGCGGAGGATGCAAATGGCAGCCGCTTCCATACAAGCTGCAGCTCGAAGCCAAGCAGCAGCAGGTCTATGACCAGCTTGTGCGCATAGGCCATCTCGATGTGCCGGAGATATCCCCTATCATCGGCTCCGACAAGACCGAATACTACCGCAATAAGCTCGAGTATTCCTTCTCCTGCAAAAGGTGGCTCTACAGCGACGAGAACCCGGAAGCGATGGACTGGAAAGACCTTGCAGGACTCGGCTTCCACGTAGGCCGCTTCTTCGACAAAGTGCTGGATATCAAGCAGTGCCACCTCCAGAAGGAGCCTTCAAACGCCATCCGCCTTTATATCAAGAAATATGCGCTCGACCACGATCTCGAATTCTACAACATCAGGGAGAACCATGGTTTCCTGCGCAATATGTTCATACGCACGACAGAGGACGGCAACGTGATGCTGATCATCGTCTTCGCTCATGAGGACAAGAAAGCCCGCACCTCCCTGCTCGACTCGGTACTCGCCGAATTCCCGCAGATTTCGTCGCTCTACTACGTCATAAACACCAAGCTGAACGACTCCATCTCCGACCAGGAGTGCATACTCTACCACGGCGACGAGGCCATCTACGAAAAGATGGAGAACCTCACTTTCAAGATCGGCCCGAAGTCATTCTACCAGACCAACAGCCCGCAGGCATACAAGCTCTACAGCGTCGCGCGCAACTACGCCGCGCTGACCGGAAAGGAAGTCGTATATGACCTATACACCGGCACCGGAACCATCGCCCAGTTCGTCTCCGCAAAGGCTTCCAAGGTCGTCGGAATCGAATATGTCCCTGAAGCAATCGAAGACGCCAAGGTCAACGCTGCCCGCAACGGCATCACCAACTGCTCGTTCTTCGCCGGTGACATGAAAGACATTCTCACGGCTGATTTCATCAAAGAACATGGACGCCCGGACGTAGTGATCCTCGACCCGCCGAGAGCCGGAATCCACCCTGACGTGGCCAAAGTGATCATGGACGCCGCCCCTGAGCGCATGGTCTATGTCAGCTGCAACCCGGCATCCCAGGCACGGGACCTCGCCATCTTTGCAAGCATGTACAAGATTGACGCAGTCCAGCCCGTTGACATGTTCCCGCACACCCATCATGTAGAGACGGTCGTGCAGCTTACCAAGAAATAA
- a CDS encoding Putative NADPH-quinone reductase (modulator of drug activity B) yields MKAFIVYCHPSGDSLTRNLRDEFIKGIVDSGNEYVLSDLYEMDFKADMTEEEYLRDAYYRSTPEVAADVLAEQEKVNSSDAIVFIYPVFWTEAPAKLVGWFDRVWSYGFAYGNKTMKMLEKGVILCSAGNPADKLEKLGLLRSMKKVMFGDRLFNRVKQKEFVLFAGTSREKESRKGNWDDNLRKAYEKGKTLFLRSEEVFSLDDRYFTAVSNSDGGEVSDQTVFSYHQKENVIWAEYSGGRIIKGFLLGTIDENNNLHFDYRHINTDGESKSGSCNSEPRPVNGKLRFYEKWKWADGREGSSVIEEL; encoded by the coding sequence ATGAAAGCTTTTATCGTGTATTGCCATCCATCCGGGGATTCATTGACAAGGAATCTCAGGGATGAATTCATTAAGGGAATCGTAGATTCGGGAAATGAATATGTTCTTTCTGATCTCTATGAAATGGATTTCAAAGCAGATATGACTGAAGAAGAGTATCTGAGGGATGCATATTACAGGAGTACTCCGGAAGTTGCAGCCGATGTCCTTGCAGAACAGGAAAAGGTCAATTCCTCTGATGCTATAGTGTTCATTTATCCTGTTTTCTGGACGGAAGCGCCGGCAAAACTTGTAGGATGGTTTGACAGGGTATGGTCTTACGGATTTGCCTACGGAAACAAGACAATGAAAATGCTTGAAAAGGGCGTGATCCTTTGTTCGGCAGGAAATCCGGCAGACAAGTTGGAGAAGCTGGGCCTGCTCAGGAGCATGAAAAAGGTCATGTTCGGCGACAGGCTTTTCAATCGCGTGAAACAAAAGGAATTCGTGCTTTTTGCCGGTACCTCAAGAGAGAAAGAGAGCAGAAAGGGAAACTGGGATGATAATCTTAGGAAAGCATACGAAAAGGGAAAAACATTATTCCTGCGTTCTGAAGAGGTCTTTTCCCTGGACGACAGATACTTTACCGCAGTATCCAATTCCGATGGCGGAGAAGTATCGGACCAGACCGTATTCAGCTATCATCAGAAGGAAAATGTCATTTGGGCTGAGTATTCAGGAGGAAGAATTATTAAGGGCTTCCTTTTGGGAACGATCGACGAGAATAACAACCTTCATTTTGATTACAGGCATATCAATACAGACGGAGAATCAAAATCCGGTTCATGCAATTCAGAGCCGCGTCCCGTAAACGGAAAGCTCAGGTTTTATGAGAAGTGGAAATGGGCCGACGGTCGTGAAGGCTCGTCCGTGATTGAGGAATTATAG